The following are from one region of the Anabas testudineus chromosome 2, fAnaTes1.2, whole genome shotgun sequence genome:
- the rttn gene encoding rotatin isoform X1 yields the protein MELSPFIRKIGHSLVEIRVRALKSLISKLDHSLISVSDIVQEKMLLVYLLEWFNFPEVPMQEEVLELISTLSKHPSAAQMLRDVGVVDFLTQLSPNVEPRLRAVISGVLDQLFQLPELLPSQTVAYTHGLRNTTPTGVGTLAVIPPEEDFPKMGYFQRTVPAHTDEPSQKIAVHESVKCLKFSVFPWLTLTNTDRHILSSNESSLRSSNPKLVQTTCELLCDVIMQDFPAEIFLQRPSIVKNLLSLLRVGLDKGEVSYLHLQALSCLKNLCAGLRRRLRLHQDPSFYSTKQEPVSQNSSFSCSLDVRGTQRSQASSPGAECSPRPSVVGRTGQRARGDGQDGDAASNSGSSHRGGAAVQAPGQIPPSPANVAHLELPDLGVENVLELQLQQLTLAQFTVATMEHAIPLLKTEGLHVFHHVLELLCDAVLLLGDSVCELVWDDCSLVGMELKEKLQLCMELLGEILSYHHSYSADIPQSSQIQHRMAYTGTAIFTVKLLQTILPPEKAGDNLPESTAAAVFHLCLDTSLGSLLPSIQETAVAYLEQVNPDNHDLYRRVTRAALWMESTCNFLKEAQAEGEKNWLELLELAQQATEGLPFHQHLPIVKECVHTCSYLWKFDQASPVLQTESQNLFLKLLSHPLLPVKTETYECTLNLVKDCLGIQNVSRQETGSCSGVNFLLHHRVLYEISAFGLQDSADKVNMAAKDILLFLLKGRLMMTASTWDRFTEALYPVMPILQGYTSTEESLGNCVLLISDMSDAATDMFQSKVKLKAALRLLFTKHPTVRIAAVQQILPHLTSSDEAKIARPDLDQPAISSLPNLYCLRNPADITLDTSNKSVLKVELVEKLYSILSSDTVDMSLRRSAAEQMAVVLQNTAMHPVLKNLGITDKVISFIMESVNSNKSFDCLLEPCVCILRKLVYADPSLRHSLAQRNPLLLALLRASLILKENNGSRSEIAVLMCLLLFDEIASIEMWSHIPNTAVTLASFSLPLTVIRRYNIPFQAASHHAVSPYCCVSPLSSDLLSLGPTRQVLQVAWNIARCSGIENLLEEHPGVCTTIAEFHPDLKLSETQVLSLQVLHLPTALRECIQAIVTAAGHSSVTSALCRLRLYLLIDRMALPHMPTYSCRDTLQSLSWQTAVTRFLQVRPACVEDERLLVAIVAFLNAYFKQVHTESPSDPEDENLRWILELLLNQESVSLLNLLLGVETQIATQSPGELEELKNHVSQKLQRELTSFFNTLTLRLRHTTDRLCLALAGPFKSQLAVRLLQSLRVSDAPRFYGLPSLERTLQGMVSLTAQAGWSSHCPDLEPVALCSKYLSGLLEVISSFYVEWGGNSMSFMGKGVTRNAVICLLHLSHEIMAENKGKDFISEWSLANEAAAEEASTSQLGLAWLIPLWVDRDQEVRFASLGLGAALSTVPSGCQALCACCQNISGGLWGTLLNILLDQQESSMVRREAAFILQNLLVMPMPANAEEAKDSNWQHPCVHDEVSGVSLVGLPALQALLYHCQYFQHVALSASSCYRGRYTFCLQTHAAVSGATSHQESISVDSENSLRFWRCDPPAPSVDSSRPSSSLSTSSTVIRGSGIDTPKALSPLTIMDNTAASRLMAQGQSDTDTSDSVTSQDSRRGEPLVMEPVVMVTPDLLTAHCGLLTNLLAILPDFTLTAIQHNQIIKALSSLVDNGPIEKCLTELKTPNILPGEREAIKSQLVTLLQFLASFCKLLQSCVTVSQELIGQMDFLKQLLTTLVAVLMLDTKGLDPGTRDRVCVCWADVFMLLATLVRRDSLAAYPSVSAALGRRWRIFAGTLSVCVTETSTDPLLHTVALQFLCTVFTQETKSRGVGPTDSASKCATALSDILNGPSASQLCELLMQSFEKRTLQDPLKRLTARALVTLLACSPTAQNHAAKGGLIDSCVEQLKQVYSQLHLESVRPGKTSHRKKEEGYLKEVKLTVEILRSALYCNDECKVVATDARLILALYALWPWFLLDDPTMEAVLELLCVYTANCTTACSSLCGGGPGVAPGSKGTSGSSLMHSVMKLTTGFAPDNSPLQKLAFSLLANLAMSRDCRGLLQKNNFLQAFLSVPVPKVGGVKTTSVGGSGESLLSLWLRLLVSLSFAEDGQQSVLKVTGALELLADLAPHWRNALLTLHNLCFCPANKPHIIANDKAMKVLLCSLENKDMETRCIGASALWALLHNNQRAKTTLKCPSVRMRIEEAHNTSKKDAENKQKPTSTYLLKCLENLSQLLKN from the exons ATGGAGTTATCTCCCTTTATAAGGAAAATAG GCCACTCTTTGGTGGAAATAAGAGTTCGAGCACTGAAGAGCCTAATAAGTAAGCTGGACCATTCCCTGATCTCCGTCTCCGACATTGTCCAGGAGAAGATGCTGCTTGTGTATCTTCTGGAGTGGTTTAATTTTCCCGAGGTGCCAATGCAGGAGGAAGTCCTTGAGTTGATCTCAACCTTATCAAAG CATCCTAGTGCAGCCCAGATGCTGAGAGACGTTGGCGTGGTGGACTTCCTCACACAACTGTCTCCTAATGTGGAGCCTAGGCTGCGAGCTGTCATCAGTGGAGTCCTGGACCAGCTGTTTCAGCTACCTGAGCTACTCCCCAGTCAAACAGTGGCCTACACACATGGGTTGCGTAACACAACTCCGACAGGTGTTGGAA CCCTTGCAGTTATTCCACCTGAAGAAGATTTTCCTAAAATGGGCTATTTCCAAAGGACTGTGCCAGCCCATACAGATGAACCGTCTCAAAAGATAGCAG TGCATGAGTCTGTGAAATGTCTGAAGTTTTCTGTCTTCCCATGGCTGACtttgacaaacacagacagacatataCTTTCATCAAATGAGAG TTCTCTAAGGAGCAGCAACCCCAAACTGGTGCAGACCACATGTGAACTTCTTTGTGATGTCATTATGCAGGACTTTCCTGCTGAGATCTTCCTACAAAGGCCCAGTATTGTAAAG AAccttctgtctttattgaggGTGGGTTTGGATAAAGGTGAGGTGAGCTACCTCCACCTGCAGGCTCTTTCCTGTTTGAAGAATCTTTGCGCAGGGCTAAGGAGGAGACTGCGCCTTCATCAGGATCCAAGCTTCTACTCTACAAAGCAAG AGCCAGTGTCCCAGAACTCTTCATTCTCCTGCTCCCTGGATGTGCGGGGCACCCAACGCTCCCAGGCTTCTTCCCCGGGGGCAGAGTGCTCTCCCCGGCCTTCTGTAGTAGGGCGCACAGGCCAGAGAGCCAGGGGAGATGGCCAAGATGGAGATGCAGCTTCTAACAG TGGCAGCTCACACAGAGGTGGAGCTGCAGTCCAGGCTCCTGGGCAGATTCCCCCATCACCTGCAAATGTGGCCCATTTGGAGCTTCCTGACCTGGGTGTTGAAAATGTCCTGGAACTGCAGTTACAGCAGCTCACTTTAGCTCAGTTCACTGTTGCCACCATGGAGCATGCCATACCACTTCTTAAGACAG AAGGTTTGCATGTGTTCCATCATGTTCTGGAGCTGCTGTGCGATGCCGTCCTCCTGCTTGGGGACAGCGTTTGTGAGTTGGTCTGGGACGATTGCAGCCTGGTGGGGATGGAGCTG AAGGAGAAGCTGCAACTCTGCATGGAACTGTTGGGGGAAATCCTCAGCTATCATCATAGCTATTCAGCAGACATTCCTCAAAGCTCCCAGATTCAGCACAGAATGGCCTACACAGGCACTGCAATATTCACTGTTAAACTCCTGCAGACTATTCTCCCTCCtgagaag GCTGGTGACAATCTCCCTGaaagcactgcagcagctgttttccaCCTATGCTTGGACACATCACTGGGATCTTTATTACCCAGCATACAGGAGACAGCAGTAGCCTACTTGGAGCAGGTGAACCCAGACAACCATGACCTCTACAGGAGGGTGACCCGTGCTGCCCTCTGGATGGAATCCACTTGTAATTTCCTCAAGGAGGCACAAGCTGAG GGGGAAAAGAATTGGTTGGAGTTACTGGAGCTGGCGCAGCAAGCCACAGAGGGCCTCCCATTTCACCAGCACTTACCCATTGTGAAAGAATGTGTTCACACCTGCTCTTACTT GTGGAAGTTCGATCAGGCCAGTCCTGTCCTCCAAACAGAGAGCCAGAATCTTTTCCTGAAGCTGCTGTCCCATCCCTTACTGCCTGTCAAGACCGAAACATACGAATGCACTTTAAACCTGGTCAAG GACTGCCTTGGCATCCAGAATGTGTCACGACAGGAAACGGGATCCTGCAGTGGAGTCAACTTTCTTCTTCACCACAGGGTGCTCTATGAAATAAGTGCTTTTGGTCTTCAGGACTCTGCAGATAAG GTGAATATGGCTGCCAAGGATATCCTGCTCTTCCTGCTCAAGGGACGATTAATGATGACAGCATCAACCTGGGACAGATTCACTGAGGCACTTTACCCGGTCATGCCCATATTACAG ggtTACACCAGCACTGAAGAGTCACTGGGAAATTGTGTCCTTCTGATAAGTGACATGTCAGATGCGGCAACTGACATGTTTCAAAGTAAAGTCAAGCTGAAAGCAGCGCTCCGACTCCTCTTCACCAAACATCCCAC AGTAAGAATAGCAGCAGTGCAACAAATCCTTCCCCACCTAACCAGCTCTGATGAAGCAAAAATAGCCCGGCCAGACTTGGATCAACCAGCAATCTCCTCGCTTCCCAATCTTTACTGTCTCAGGAACCCTGCAGACATCACGTTAGACACCAGCAACAAGTCTGTTCTCAAG GTGGAGTTGGTGGAGAAGCTCTATTCTATCCTGTCCTCAGACACAGTTGACATGTCCCTGAGAAGATCGGCTGCAGAACAGATGGCTGTAGTGCTGCAAA ACACAGCAATGCACCCAGTGCTGAAGAATCTCGGAATAACAGACAAAGTCATTTCTTTCATTATGGAGAGTGTAAACAGCAACaag AGCTTTGATTGCCTGCTGGAGCCTTGTGTATGTATCCTGAGGAAACTGGTGTATGCTGATCCATCTCTGAGGCACAGCCTGGCACAGCGCAACCCTCTGCTCCTCGCACTGCTCAGGG CATCTTTGATATTGAAGGAGAACAATGGCAGCAGAAGTGAGATTGCTGTTCTGATGTGTTTACTGCTATTCGATGAGATTGCTAGCATTGAAATGTG GTCACACATACCCAACACAGCTGTGACTCTGGCGTCCTTCTCTCTGCCACTGACAGTAATACGGAG GTACAACATCCCTTTCCAGGCAGCGAGTCACCACGCTGTCAGCCCATACTGTTGCGTCTCACCTCTGTCCTCTGACCTCCTGAGTCTAGGCCCTACTCGTCAAGTCTTGCAGGTAGCTTGGAACATTGCACGGTGCTCTGGGATAGAAAACCTTCTTGAGGAGCACCCTGGCGTCTGTACTACGATTGCTGA ATTTCATCCTGACTTAAAGCTGTCAGAGACACAggttctgtctctgcaggtaTTGCACCTTCCCACTGCTCTGCGAGAATGCATCCAGGCCATTGTCACAGCAGCGGGACACAGTTCGGTGACCTCTGCTCTCTGCAGGCTCAGGCTCTATTTGCTGATTGACAGAATGGCCCTCCCTCACATGCCCACTtacagctgcagagacacactTCAGTCCCTCAGTTGGCAGACAGCAGTGACCAG ATTTCTACAGGTGCGCCCAGCATGTGTTGAGGATGAGAGGTTGCTAGTGGCCATTGTTGCATTTTTGAATGCCTACTTCAAACAGGTGCACACCGAGTCTCCATCTGATCCAGAGGACGAGAACCTGCGCTGGATACTGGAGCTGCTTCTCAACCAG GAGAGTGTGTCCCTCCTTAATTTGCTTCTTGGTGTGGAGACGCAGATCGCAACTCAGAGCCCAGGGGAACTAGAGGAGCTGAAGAACCATGTCAGCCAGAAACTTCAGAGAGAACTCACCAGCTTCTTTAACACCCTAACCCTTAGACTAAGACACACCACTGACAG GCTATGTTTGGCATTAGCGGGCCCCTTCAAGAGCCAGCTGGCAGTTCGCTTGCTTCAGAGCCTGCGGGTGTCTGACGCCCCGCGTTTCTACGGCCTCCCCAGCCTGGAGAGAACACTGCAGGGCATGGTCAGCCTGACTGCCCAGGCTGGCTGGAGCTCCCACTGCCCTGATCTGGAGCCCGTCGCCCTCTGCTCTAAGTATCTCAGTGGGCTGTTAGag GTGATTTCATCGTTTTATGTTGAGTGGGGAGGCAACTCCATGTCTTTCATGGGGAAAGGTGTGACCAGGAATGCTGTCATCTGCTTACTTCACCTGTCCCATGAGATTATGGCTGAAAATAAGGGCAAG GACTTTATTTCCGAGTGGTCTTTGGCGAATGAGGCAGCTGCTGAGGAGGCTAGTACCTCTCAGTTGGGTTTGGCCTGGCTTATCCCGCTATGGGTGGACAGAGATCAAGAG GTGAGATTTGCCAGTTTAGGTTTGGGTGCTGCTCTGTCCACAGTGCCCAGTGGGTGCCAAGCTCTGTGCGCGTGCTGTCAGAACATCAGCGGAGGTCTGTGGGGCACGTTGCTCAACATCCTTCTGGATCAACAGGAGAGCAGCATGGTCCGCAGAGag GCTGCATTTATCCTGCAGAACTTGCTTGTGATGCCTATGCCTGCCAACGCAGAGGAGGCCAAGGACTCCAACTGGCAG CACCCATGTGTCCATGATGAAGTCTCTGGTGTGTCTTTGGTGGGTCTTCCAGCACTCCAGGCTCTGCTCTACCACTGTCAGTACTTCCAACACGTGGCTCTCTCCGCCTCCAGTTGCTACCGTGGCAGGTACACTTTCTGCCTACAGACTCATGCTGCTGTTAGTGGTGCCACCAGTCATCAGGAGAGCATTTCAGTGG aTTCGGAGAATTCTCTGAGGTTTTGGAGGTGTGACCCACCAGCACCCAGTGTCGACTCTAGCAGACCTTCTAGCTCCCTCTCCACATCCAGCACTGTG ATAAGAGGCTCAGGGATAGACACCCCTAAGGCTCTCTCCCCATTGACCATAATGGACAATACTGCTGCCAGCAGACTCATGGCTCAAG GCCAAAGTGACACAGACACCAGCGACTCAGTTACATCCCAAGACTCCCGCCGGGGCGAGCCCTTGGTCATGGAACCTGTTGTCATGGTAACGCCGGACCTCCTGACAGCCCACTGTGGCCTGCTGACTAACCTGCTGGCCATCCTGCCAGATTTCACCCTCACTGCCATCCAACACAACCAGATCATTAAAGCCCTGTCCAG TCTAGTGGATAATGGGCCTATTGAAAAATGCCTCACTGAACTGAAGACACCTAACATCCTaccaggagagagagaagccaTCAAGAGCCAG cttgtcACTCTACTTCAGTTCCTGGCCAGTTTCTGTAAGCTGCTGCAGTCCTGTGTTACCGTAAGCCAGGAGCTGATCGGCCAGATGGACTtcctgaaacagctgctgactACTCTAGTTGCAGTGCTCATGCTGGACACCAAAGGACTGG ATCCAGGTACCCGAGACAGGGTTTGTGTGTGCTGGGCAGACGTGTTTATGCTCCTGGCTACTCTGGTGAGGAGGGACAGCTTAGCAGCGTACccatctgtctctgctgcactgGGAAGACGCTGGCGGATATTTGCAG GAACATTATCggtgtgtgtgactgaaacTTCCACAGATCCACTTCTCCACACAGTGGCTCTGCAGTTTCTATGTACGGTTTTCACACAGGAGACAAAGAGTCGGGGTGTAGGACCCACAGACTCGGCCTCTAAATGTGCAACTGCGTTGTCTGACATTTTGAATGGACCCTCAGCCAGCCAGCTGTGTGAACTGTTAATGCAG AGTTTTGAGAAGAGGACCCTTCAGGACCCTTTAAAGAGGCTGACAGCTAGAGCTCTGGTGACACTGCTAGCGTGTAGTCCTACAGCTCAAAATCACGCAGCCAAAG gtgGTTTAATTGACAGCTGTGTGGAGCAACTGAAGCAGGTTTACTCCCAGCTCCACCTGGAGTCCGTCCGGCCGGGCAAGACTTCTCACCGCAAAAAG GAAGAGGGTTATCTAAAGGAAGTCAAGTTGACGGTGGAGATCCTGCGGAGTGCTCTTTACTGCAACGATGAATGCAAA GTGGTGGCCACAGATGCTCGCCTAATACTGGCACTCTATGCTCTTTGGCCTTGGTTCCTTTTGGACGACCCCACCATGGAGGCAGTGCTGGAGCTTCTGTGTGTCTATACGGCCAACTGCACCacag CTTGCAGTTCTCTGTGTGGTGGTGGCCCTGGTGTTGCACCAGGCTCTAAAGGAACCTCTGGTAGCTCTCTGATGCACTCTGTCATGAAGCTGACCACAGGGTTTGCTCCAGACAACAGCCCTCTTCAGAAGCTTGCCTTCTCTCTCTTGGCTAACCTTGCCATGTCCCGTGACTGCAGAGGCCTCCTGCAAAAG AATAATTTCCTGCAAGCCTTCCTCTCAGTGCCAGTGCCCAAGGTGGGTGGTGTTAAGACCACATCTGTAGGCGGTAGTGGTGAGAGCCTGCTGAGCCTGTGGCTGCGGTTGCTGGTCAGTCTCTCATTTGCAGAGGATGGCCAGCAGAGTGTACTTAAGGTGACTGGAGCCCTGGAACTGCTGGCAGACCTGGCACCTCATTGGCGCAATGCACTGCTCACCCTTCACAACCTCTGCTTCTGCCCTGCCAACAAGCCACACATCATTGCCAACG ACAAAGCCATGAAGGTTTTGCTCTGCTCTCTGGAAAATAAAGATATGGAAACTCGCTGTATAGGAGCTTCTGCACTTTGGGCGTTGCTCCACAACAACCAgagg GCCAAGACTACTTTGAAGTGTCCATCTGTTCGAATGAGAATTGAGGAGGCACATAACACCTCTAAGAAAG ATGCAGAGAACAAGCAGAAGCCTACGAGTACCTACCTGTTGAAGTGCCTTGAAAACCTTTCCCAGCTGTTGAAAAACtga